The following coding sequences are from one Musa acuminata AAA Group cultivar baxijiao chromosome BXJ2-4, Cavendish_Baxijiao_AAA, whole genome shotgun sequence window:
- the LOC135611233 gene encoding RNA polymerase sigma factor sigF, chloroplastic-like, whose product MEAGTRLLSPSPPPKQARTYIRNPSFGSVARLHDQAVRTIRSVPAASVVRPVSASTLSKDQQDDRRASFNKDENRATATLFKQLTDVGSSDNKEKEEYDFDRHQRGSEDQLLYRSGLLDPFPSFHCKEKSLLAMSIEQEDSTKSIGQDKRMQSANGTNFMTLVDVLALATRATMASREATSLAEKSNILAAQLLESHSSRLNYDGSTKETVIEEKMTVRSKRLLKRQSKKLKSFILGDTRSAAEINKKINRSLDSNDPLRSFLWGPETKQLLTVKEEKDLFVQIQDLMRLEEVQQRLQVQFNREPTLAEWAQSVGMSCDVLRSLISSGRRSRDKMIYANFRLVVHLARQYEGKGLKFRDLLQEGSRGLMKSLEKFKPNAGCRFPTYSYWWIRQSIRKAIFQNSRIIRLPDNIYAFLKEIKYARRLCIQEGRLPTNEEIAKRVGITVKKLEKLLLYFRDPVSIQEHAWQNVTFQEITADPGVEIPDLIVAKQLMRQHVHDILKTLKPRERKIIQYRFGMHENKKKTLSEIGDIYGLSNERIRQLESRALNKLKEWCLTTQGLKAYRDLLV is encoded by the exons TTGCGAGGCTACATGATCAAGCTGTTCGGACAATTAGATCTGTGCCTGCTGCATCGGTTGTGCGTCCTGTTTCGGCATCAACTCTTTCAAAGGACCAACAGGATGATCGTAGAGCTAGTTTTAACAAGGATGAAAATAGAGCAACA GCAACACTGTTTAAACAGCTAACGGATGTTGGAAGTTCAGATAACAAAGAGAAGGAAGAGTATGATTTTGACCGACATCAGAGAGGATCTGAAGACCAATTGCTTTATCGTTCGGGTTTGTTGGATCC ATTCCCATCTTTCCACTGCAAGGAAAAATCCCTATTAGCGATGTCCATCGAACAAGAAGACAGTACTAAGTCTATAGGTCAAGATAAGAGAATGCAGTCCGCTAATGGTACAAATTTCATGACACTGGTGGATGTTCTCGCCCTTGCTACAAGAGCTACAATGGCCTCTAGAGAAGCCACATCACTGGcagaaaaatcaaatattttagcagCACAGCTTCTTGAATCTCATTCTTCTCG CTTAAATTATGATGGATCAACCAAGGAAACTGTGATCGAAGAAAAAATGACCGTCAGATCGAAACGATTGTTGAAGAGGCAGTCCAAGAAACTCAAAAGTTTCATCCTCGGAGATACTAGATCAGCAGCTGAAATTAACAAGAAGATAAATAGAAGTCTTGATTCAAATGACCCCCTTAGATCATTTTTATGGGGTCCTGAGACAAAGCAGCTGCTAACTGTTAAAGAAGAAAAGGACTTATTCGTCCAGATACAG GATCTTATGAGATTGGAAGAAGTTCAACAGAGACTTCAGGTACAGTTTAATCGTGAACCAACATTGGCTGAGTGGGCTCAGTCTGTTGGAATGAGCTGTGATGTCCTGCGGTCCTTGATTTCTTCTGGGCGACGCAGCCGGGACAAGATGATCTATGCTAATTTCCGTCTTGTGGTGCATTTGGCTAGACAGTATGAAGGGAAGGGCCTCAAGTTTCGGGATCTATTGCAG GAGGGAAGCAGGGGGCTGATGAAGAGTTTAGAGAAGTTCAAGCCCAATGCTGGCTGCAGGTTTCCGACTTATTCTTATTGGTGGATAAGACAATCAATTAGGAAGGCCATAtttcagaattcacgaatcattcgTCTTCCG GATAACATTTATGCATTTCTAAAGGAGATAAAGTATGCGAGGAGACTGTGCATTCAAGAAGGCCGGCTCCCAACAAATGAAGAGATCGCAAAGCGGGTTGGCATCACAGTTAAGAAATTGGAAAAACTGCTCCTATACTTTAGAGATCCAGTATCAATTCAGGAACATGCTTGGCAGAATGTCACTTTTCAA GAGATCACAGCAGACCCTGGGGTTGAGATTCCTGATCTTATCGTCGCGAAGCAGCTGATGAGACAGCATGTTCACGACATTCTAAAGACCTTGAAGCCAAGGGAGAGGAAGATAATTCAGTACCGGTTTGGAATGCATGAGAACAAGAAGAAGACTCTAAGCGAGATTGGCGATATATATGGCCTGTCGAATGAAAGGATACGACAGCTCGAGAGCCGAGCTCTGAACAAGCTGAAAGAGTGGTGCCTTACAACTCAAGGTCTAAAGGCGTACCGAGACTTGCTCGTCTGA
- the LOC135586089 gene encoding SNF1-related protein kinase regulatory subunit beta-3-like, whose amino-acid sequence MEMIIKFMLQEGVSVVGFEVPRSPDSSYNNPVAGNEDEAREPPLVPAHLHHTSLNYPPSQDDPSSISVPQNVILNHLYIENRDGPRSVVAMGITHRFRSKYVTVVLYKPVQRR is encoded by the exons ATGGAAATGATCAT AAAGTTCATGTTGCAGGAAGGAGTCAGCGTCGTAGGTTTCGAAGTTCCAAGATCACCCGATTCAAGCTACAACAACCCTGTAGCAGGAAATGAAGATGAAGCCCGAGAGCCTCCACTTGTCCCTGCCCATCTGCACCACACCTCGCTGAACTACCCACCCAGCCAAGACGATCCAAGTAGTATCTCAGTTCCCCAAAACGTGATTCTTAATCACCTCTACATTGAGAACCGGGATGGCCCAAGATCTGTTGTAGCTATGGGAATTACCCACCGTTTCCGATCGAAGTACGTGACCGTTGTGCTTTATAAGCCGGTTCAGCGAAGGTGA
- the LOC135611236 gene encoding probable lipid phosphate phosphatase beta, translating into MAADAPTSAAASVVASRPSILRRLVALDTALSLRVHSFCRPVPRPLLKALEISGDGRFWFPIPIALLPLSSASGAAYSLFLGLLLGSLLDLLLVGLIKHLVRRPRPVYNKGMSLTFAVDHWSFPSGHSSRVFFIAAFLRLSSASLRRVLLFDGPIAPARRWIEDYYDGELAELLVWIVSTWSVATSTSRVLLGRHFVLDVIAGAFLGILEALLVLNFLHL; encoded by the coding sequence ATGGCTGCCGACGCTCCGACGTCCGCGGCCGCCTCTGTCGTCGCTTCCCGTCCTTCCATCCTCCGCCGGTTGGTCGCGCTCGACACCGCCCTGTCCCTCCGCGTCCACTCCTTCTGCCGCCCCGTTCCCCGCCCCCTCCTCAAAGCCCTCGAGATCTCCGGCGATGGCCGCTTCTGGTTCCCCATCCCCATCGCCCTCCTTCCCCTCTCCTCCGCCTCTGGCGCCGCCTACTCCCTCTTCCTCGGCCTTCTTCTCGGTTCCCTCCTTGACCTCCTCCTCGTTGGCCTCATCAAGCACCTCGTCCGCCGCCCCCGGCCTGTCTACAACAAGGGCATGAGCCTCACTTTCGCCGTCGACCACTGGTCCTTTCCCAGTGGCCACTCCTCCCGGGTCTTCTTCATCGCCGCCTTCCTCCGCCTCTCCTCCGCCTCCCTCCGCCGCGTCCTTCTCTTCGACGGCCCCATCGCGCCCGCCCGCCGCTGGATCGAGGACTACTACGACGGCGAGCTGGCCGAGCTCCTGGTGTGGATCGTTTCAACCTGGTCGGTGGCCACGTCGACTTCTCGCGTCCTCCTCGGTAGGCATttcgttcttgatgttattgctgGGGCATTCTTGGGCATCTTGGAAGCTCTGCTTGTACTCAATTTCTTGCATCTGTAG